From Pseudoalteromonas sp. Scap06:
ACTGCGAAGCTGTTGCCAAATTTCATGACGCATAATAATGCCTTAAGATTAGTACAAAGAGCCTACCGCTAATTCTAACGGATTTAGCCGCCTAGGTGTTAATCCCTTTGTTATTTGTTCTAGTTATTAGATATAACCAGGGTCTGTTGACCTTTCAAGGTTAAATTTGCAGCAGCCTGTTTGGTATTTAAGCAAGGCAGAGCCTATGCAGTGTGGTTATTCCTCATAAGTAGATGAAGGCGCTACCCGAAGGGTTCTGCCTAGAGGCGATTTACTCTTTGTTGTCTACATGGATGTAGGTAAGGGGCGTGAGCAGGACGCGGAAGCTTTGCTCGGTTTTTACTTATTCTTACATGGATGTAAGCCAGTAGAATAACGCAGGAGCAGTTATCGAGCCCACTAGGTTACAAACCTCGCGCCGCGATTAAACCGCCCCTAGTTTGAACAAATTTTAATCCGCAAAGGTTAACAGACCCAAGTATTTACAACCTAAAATATAAAAATGCCCCAATGCTTAAGGCTCCGGGGCATTTTTTAATACTTAAAAACTTAAATTATTGAAATACTTTATCCACCTTCACTACTTCAATATTTTTCGTTGGTATTGCCAGTTTGTAATCAGCAATCACTTTATCTTCAGCCACTAACTCGGCAGGTTTATCGGTGTTATACACCATAGGCGAGGTTTGCATAGTTGCTAAACGTTTTTGCATATCTTCACCATCACCGGTAACAAACACATAGTGAATATTCTCGGTTTGTAGGTTGTCTTTAATCACTCGATTTACATCGTCAACAGTCAATGTTTTCAGTTTGCTTGTAACGTAGTTTACAAAACTATCGGTGTTATAAAACTCGCTATCTAGCGCATAACCTAACTGACGATTTTGACTAGCAACCATTTGCGGCACAAAGTTAATTAAAAAGTTACGTGTGGCTTCAAAATCAGCCTCAGTCATGCCATTTTTAATTAATTTATCTAGCTCAAATAATGCGGTACGGGTAGCAAAATGCGCATCGTTGTTTGAGCGCAGTGGACGCAGCCACACCTGGAATATTTGCTCCGAGCGGCCTAAGTTTGCATCAGGTTTAGTTTGAAACATACCCCTAGGGAAGTATTCAATATAGGCGTAATCGCCATAGTTCATGCCACGCGTTTGACGAATACGTTCGTACAAGTAACTGTTAGAACTACGATGCTCACCAAAGTACGAACGCACTAGCCACAATGCAGTCCAGTCTTCGCTGCTACGAATTGTATCAATAGGAAAGCCAAACGATACAGCTGTTGATTGCGCTGACTTTTCAACAATTGTTGCATGATGACCTTTAAGCTCTGGCGCATCAGGGATTGTTAAGCGGCTTTGTTCGCCTTTTGGAAGTGTCGCCAAGTCAGCTAACATTTGTGCTTTAAGTTTTTCAGGTACGGCACCAATTAAACCCACAGTAAGTTTAGCTTGTGTAAGTTCAGCATTATAAAACGCTTTAACATCATCAAGAGTCAGCGCTTCTAAATCAGATAAGTCACCGTAGTTATAGCTTTCATAAGGGTGGCCTTTATAAAGCACGCTGTAGAGCACTTCTTTACCCAACTCTTCGTCGTTAGAAGCTTTTAAGCCTGATTTAATGCCATCGATCATTTCTTTTTTCAGGCGCTTAAAGTCATCTTCTCTAAAGCCTGGGCTTAACAGCTGCTCACTCACTAAAGCATACCACTGAGCAGCATTATCTTTATGAATACGCCCTTGGAACGACAGCATTTCTTTATCTATTTGATAACCAAAACTACCCGCCAGCGGATACATTGCCTTTTTAATATCTTTGTAACTCATTGAGGTTGAGCCACCTTGCGCCAGCATTGCGGCAGTTAAAGCCGCTACGCCTTTTTTACCCTGCGGATCGGCAGCGGCACCGGTATTAAATAATAAGTTAATATCGATTAACGGCGAGCTATTGGTTTTATCAAGCACCTTAAAGATAGGCTTACTCGGTGCTTGCTGATACTTAGCTACCAAGGCATTTAAGTCGCTTTCTTGCTCAAAACCAGGGGCTTTATCAAGTGCCGACATAGTAATTGTGGTGCGGGCATTATCAACAAAATACTTATTTGCAACGGCTCTAATATCTTCGCTAGTGATATTGTCTGCCGATTTATACAGCTGATTAATCACCTCAGGATCGCGCTCAAAATGCAT
This genomic window contains:
- a CDS encoding pitrilysin family protein, giving the protein MKFKLLATSLAVSLALTGCAMQQSQNTQTVAQQEQVNKADERVFSQDYLIEELDNGLRVMVVKTDYPDVVSLQIPVSVGSRNEVEAGKTGFAHFFEHMMFKGSEKFPQDVYSDILKNSGVDNRAYTTNDYTNYHLNFSKQHLDKVLEIEADIFQNLSYTEEQFRTEALTVKGEYLKNNASPIRKLLSAVRQEAFDKHTYKHTTMGFFEDIEAMPDQMAYGKEFFAKFYKPEYVSLVIVGDVEPKETMAMVKKHWGNWQKGDYVADIPKEPTQQAPKYVHEQNEGLPGHWLLVSYKGAAWEPQKKDRAALDLLSQLYFSSNSDIYQELVVERQIASQMFTYNPETKDPGLLHVFVKVENADDLATVRDAINRTYAKARTELVDSQKLSDLKSNLKYSFINGLDSSQAIASTLASYMHFERDPEVINQLYKSADNITSEDIRAVANKYFVDNARTTITMSALDKAPGFEQESDLNALVAKYQQAPSKPIFKVLDKTNSSPLIDINLLFNTGAAADPQGKKGVAALTAAMLAQGGSTSMSYKDIKKAMYPLAGSFGYQIDKEMLSFQGRIHKDNAAQWYALVSEQLLSPGFREDDFKRLKKEMIDGIKSGLKASNDEELGKEVLYSVLYKGHPYESYNYGDLSDLEALTLDDVKAFYNAELTQAKLTVGLIGAVPEKLKAQMLADLATLPKGEQSRLTIPDAPELKGHHATIVEKSAQSTAVSFGFPIDTIRSSEDWTALWLVRSYFGEHRSSNSYLYERIRQTRGMNYGDYAYIEYFPRGMFQTKPDANLGRSEQIFQVWLRPLRSNNDAHFATRTALFELDKLIKNGMTEADFEATRNFLINFVPQMVASQNRQLGYALDSEFYNTDSFVNYVTSKLKTLTVDDVNRVIKDNLQTENIHYVFVTGDGEDMQKRLATMQTSPMVYNTDKPAELVAEDKVIADYKLAIPTKNIEVVKVDKVFQ